A window of the Gossypium hirsutum isolate 1008001.06 chromosome A05, Gossypium_hirsutum_v2.1, whole genome shotgun sequence genome harbors these coding sequences:
- the LOC107958744 gene encoding auxin-responsive protein IAA27, whose product MSKPIEHDYIGLSEQQLPSMEKSSDKKDGLHLKDTELRLGLPGSESPEREDHDQNVLSLKSFVSGAKRGFSDALDGGGNWVFSGGSGGGTEGLFSPRRGGKNNGGKDLSGSDSGSVLKDGAARKPSVVQEKKPQVAATSSHGNGNIVPASKAQVVGWPPIRSFRKNTMASHPPKNDDGDGKAEAKLGSGCLYVKVSMDGAPYLRKVDLKIYGSYKELSSALEKMFSCFTIGQCGSHGVSGGDGLSESRLIDLLHGSEYVLTYEDKDGDWMLVGDVPWEMFTDSCKRLRIMKSTEAIGLAPRAMEKCKNRT is encoded by the exons ATGTCTAAGCCCATAGAGCATGATTACATAGGTTTATCAGAGCAGCAGCTCCCTTCAATGGAGAAAAGCTCTGATAAAAAGGATGGTTTACACTTGAAAGATACTGAGTTGAGACTCGGTTTACCCGGGTCCGAGTCACCGGAGAGGGAGGATCATGACCAAAACGTGCTTTCACTGAAGAGTTTTGTGTCAGGGGCAAAAAGAGGTTTTTCTGACGCACTCGATGGTGGCGGTAATTGGGTTTTCTCCGGCGGCAGTGGTGGAGGAACTGAAGGGTTGTTTTCTCCTAGACGTGGCGGTAAAAATAATGGAGGAAAAGATCTTTCTGGGTCGGATTCGGGTTCGGTTTTGAAAGATGGAGCAGCTCGGAAGCCATCGGTGGTTCAAGAGAAGAAGCCTCAGGTAGCTGCTACCAGTAGCCATGGAAATGGGAATATTGTTCCAGCTTCAAA GGCACAGGTAGTTGGATGGCCACCAATTCGGTCTTTCCGAAAGAATACGATGGCTTCTCACCCTCCGAAGAATGATGATGGTGATGGTAAGGCAGAGGCCAAGTTAGGATCAGGATGTCTGTATGTCAAAGTTAGTATGGATGGTGCTCCATACCTGAGGAAAGTTGATCTCAAAATCTATGGCAGCTACAAAGAACTCTCCTCGGCACTGGAAAAGATGTTCAGTTGCTTTACAATTG GTCAGTGTGGTTCTCATGGAGTTTCTGGCGGTGATGGATTGTCTGAGAGCCGGTTAATCGATCTCCTGCACGGTTCCGAGTATGTACTCACCTATGAAGATAAAGACGGTGACTGGATGCTGGTGGGCGATGTTCCTTGGGA GATGTTTACCGACTCGTGTAAGAGATTGAGGATCATGAAGAGTACAGAGGCTATCGGCCTAG CTCCGAGGGCTATGGAGAAGTGCAAAAACCGTACCTAG